In Setaria italica strain Yugu1 chromosome I, Setaria_italica_v2.0, whole genome shotgun sequence, the genomic window GGAGTAGCTGGCTACAGAAATTCCTTACAGAATGACATGAGAACAGATAACTGATTCTGTGTCTTCTCCGTTTTGGATACTGAACATGCAGTTTCTTATTTCTTTCTCGGTTTTTTCCCCCATCATCTGGTGTGAATACACAGCTCCTTGCAGCCTGCAGGATACTGCTTTCCTAGAGAGGCAGAGCTGATAGTGCAGAGTTGACATGGGCTAGCGAAGTCGAGAGAGAGTGCCTAACAAGGCCTGAAAATGAACAGCCGGCAAGGCAAGGCACAAGCACGGGCGAAGAGGAACAGCAACAGCCTCTCCCAATTCAAGTCTCACTGAATTATGGCACAATTCGATGCACATCACGAGATTCACAGCAATCCACAAACGAAATAATCAAATCATCCAACAAATCTTCAGAGGTAGTAGTAAGAGAGCAGAGGCGCGGCCACAGCGGCTACGACGGCGAACGCTGAGACCGGCGATCGGGCTGCCGCCGACTTCGATGCGCCTGGGCTGCTGGCGGCAGGTGCCGATCCAGAAGCAGGTGCAGGACCTTCAACATGGAAGCAGAGCAGTGAGACGACGAAAGATAAGCGAATCACGCGCACAGCTTAAAGGACAAAAGGTAATGCATACAAGACCCAAGTTTTTCTTCAGTTCAGAACTTGTTTCAGGCGCTAATTTCAGATAGCATTCCGAATTTGCGGATGGAATTTTCAGTGCACAACTGATGACTCTCCACATCATTTACTGAGATCTAATAGGCATGCCAGTTAAGATGGACCTGATGGATACAAAATTGGCTGACACCTGGCCCATCTCACTCTCTCCCACACCTATATTTTATTTTGGCCTAGAGACGTTAGTAATTCAGATTACGCGTGAGTGTCACTTGCAGATGACTGTCAGCGTGCCAAGACGAAAACGCAGAGCGTTCAGGCTTCAAAAATCTGTCTGATCTATCATTGTTCATGTTTTTTTTAGAAGTTGGGACCATTTTGCTGCCAAGAAAGCTAACACACTACTGTCACCATCTAGGCACAATGCAGCCCTATTTTAGGCCTAAATTTTAACATATGATTATCCCGATCTTTGGTGTATAACTCTGTACTGATACCAATGAACCGAAAATTGGCAACGTAGACatgctaaaaaaaattcaaaatggacgcatcattttgcaaaaactgtaaaataataaaaagaacAGAGTAGTATCTGTTACCTTCAGTAGGGGCGCCGGGCACTTTGACTGcaagaaaataataataaaaattaaacCAAAAAGCTAAGATCTGGAAAACTAATAAAAACCAAAATACAATACGCAGAGTTTCACTCATCACAAATTAACATACGAAAAACAAAACTAAAACGATTTGGCCTACACatctttcttttgaaaaaaatgggCTCTTGTCTCAAGggggggaaaaaagaataaGACGAGATCGGGTTGTGTTAGCGCTTACTGTTGCACTTGCTGAAGGCGGCCTGGTCCTCGCCGCACGCGGCGGGCAGCGTGGCGGCGCGGGTCATGTTGATCGCGATGGGGTACTTCTGTTTGAATGCGGCGCAGAGGCAGGCGACGGTGGCCGGGCTCTTGAGGGCGCCCTTGACGCCGGCGCAGCACTCCATGGCCGGCTTGCCCTGCGAGCTCCCCTGCTGCACGTACGAGAGGCACGGGAGGAGCCCCGTCACCGCCGCCCCGCAGTCCACCGATGACgacggggccggcgccggcgcctgcgaCGCCGCGCCGGACGCCAGCGCGAGGACGGCCACCGCCGCGAgcaggccgaggccgaggcgcgcCATGTGGTTGGTTCCTTGGTTGGTGTCGCGACTAGCGGCCGCGCGAGGAGAGGGGAGGCTGGCGCTGGCTGTGGGCTAGGGaagtgggagggagggagggaggagaggggaggctgCGCGGCCGCTGCACATGCTTTGGCATCTAGCCGGGCGATAAGCGTATAAATTATCGTGCAGTTCATTCCTAACGCATGCTGCCATTTGTTTGGTTATCTTGTACAGTAGGATCAATCGAATGCTAGCTGTGAGATCTCTATCCAGCTAGCTAAGCTAAGATCGCTTAATCAAATGCAGTTcattcctctccctctctctatgTCCACGAACTGTATCCATAAAACTATTCAGTGGTCAATACGCCACAtcgttcggatgctaattaggaggagtaaacatgagttaattataaaactaattgcagaagtcgTGAGCTAAGTCaaattattagcaaatggttactgtagcaccacattgtcaaatcatggactaattatgcttaatagattcatctcacgaattagtctttgtccgtgcaattagttttgtaattagcttatatttaatacttttaattagtatctagatatctgatgtgacaggtgctaaagtttagcctctgtTACCTAAACAGGGCCGAAGGCTAGAGCTGTATAACAGTTTGTCTTGTCAGCTGGTCGAGTTGCCATCGGAGACCAATCTCGTAAATAAACACATAACAAGTATGCATGCGTAGAGAGAACAGCAACGGATACGAATAGAACTGGATGCACGTTTACCATTTTTTCTATGTACACCTGTTGCGAAGCTGTGTCCTGATGGATTCAAACGCTCTGTACGTCTACAGTTGACATGCATGCCTTATCTATTTGGTACAGGGTCCACACGGCCACACCAAAGTATCACGCATAGAACAATTTCCAACGGTATCTATTTTCTCACTGCAAGCATTCGATTGATCCTCGCTTGCACATGCAGACCGCGCTTAGAAGGAAAAACGTTCAGTTAAATTTAAAGGAAAACAGTACAATATTTCATTCAAATATCCCGTTTACCaggtttattttttattttttaatatattttgggGGAACAAAAAAAGTAAACGCATAAAAATGATTTTTACCCTCTTCGATCATTTTGGAGTTTTCGTATAATTCATTAATAATTACTAACAATAAAAATTCAATTTCACTTCCTACATAGCCCAACGACCTACAAGGTCCAAAAAGGCACAGGCCCAAACTAGCTAGCCTGATTGCATGCCCTTTGTTTGTCAATGTAAAGGCAcatttttgtttgaaaaaaCAAATTTTGATCAATAGATAGTCAAATTGTATGCGTCTTCATTCTTCACTCCCTTCAGTGTACAAAAGTTGCACCAATTGATTATTATTCGAACTAAAATGCTAAGATGATGTTGATTTTGTAAAAGTTGACTTTGTAGTTATGCTAGGCAGAAGGCATGAAATAAAAAACCATGCATATTTGGGAAATTTGCGTCAGAAAAGGCAGTTAACCGAACCAAATGGAAACGTTGCTTTGTGTCAATATCAAGACAAATTATCTCTACTGCCAAACTTCCTAATAAGCTTGTTTCCTGATCTACAAGATGGAA contains:
- the LOC101779114 gene encoding non-specific lipid transfer protein-like 1 — protein: MARLGLGLLAAVAVLALASGAASQAPAPAPSSSVDCGAAVTGLLPCLSYVQQGSSQGKPAMECCAGVKGALKSPATVACLCAAFKQKYPIAINMTRAATLPAACGEDQAAFSKCNIKVPGAPTEGPAPASGSAPAASSPGASKSAAARSPVSAFAVVAAVAAPLLSYYYL